Genomic segment of Euwallacea fornicatus isolate EFF26 chromosome 11, ASM4011564v1, whole genome shotgun sequence:
tttcaggGGTAGTTTATGATCGCGGGGGGATGATGTTTTCGGGTTGAATGGACAGGGGTGTTTCTCTGATTCTGGTTagtgcatttttaaattttcttgggGAGGGTGGAGAGGAGGGGTCGTGCGAGCTTTGAGGAAGGCGATAACTGGCCAAAAACATCTTCTCCGTGACCAGAATTTGGCGGTTTGGCATCTCTTATGTGGCACACCCCGTGCACAAGAGACGTGCCCTAAATCGGACTTAAAAACGCAAAGGGGTGTGCCCTGGCCCACGCACTGGAAAATCGTGATTCGGGGGGCGTGCTCTAATCCTGACAAACGAACGTATGCTTCAAAGATGGAGGTGTTTGATCACACTTGGAGGCGTGGCTTCGTAATTTGCGAAAAACCGTGAAATATTTGTGGAGGAGCGTATACACGGGGTCTCACACGCGAGAGCGGCGTAACTACAAAAACTTATAATCTACAGGGTTTAGTTATAAAATTGAACCGACTCCGTTCAAAAAAACTTCAGTTTGGCCTGGTAACAGTGCATCGTTTGCAGTGCGAAAGCGAGACGTTTAATGACGATCGTGACGTGTACTGATCGATTAAGtaggtaataaaataataagttcGTCAGTACTGGGAATAAATTATGGCAAATAATGTAAACGATTCATCAGTTATCAGTCGATTGTCTAGAAGCGATAAAGAGAGGTGAAAAATCGCTCATTGGCGTACTGCAAGGCGGCCATATTGGTCGAATTTCCCGGCTTACGTTAGTGGCGTAAACATTGATTTGTCGGAAAATTCAACGTCAGCGTGCTTTTTTGTGTTTCACATGTTTAGATAGTCGTAATGCAACGTTGCACGTGCTGGTTTAGCAGCAATTGTTTTTGTCAGGATGATCAAGGTAGCGCTAAGCGGGTTCTCGGCAAAACCGCAATGTTTTGAAGCGCACAGCTGCGGTGACACGTCACTGGCCTTCCTAGAAAACCGAcgccatttttaatttcgattaAACAATCGCACAAAAACAAACGCCACTCACCTAATTTTCACTGGGGgggggaaaaaaaaaaaaacaatcaaaacaaaacaaatctaGGAACCCTCGGACGGAGCTGACGCAATTCCGGGTTTCCGCACGCAACCCCGAGGGGGCAAAAACTGAACAAAATCACCCGTGATCCGGCGACGCGTGTAAACAATTGAATACAGCACTCACCTTGACAAGATCAAGTTCAACAACGACGCAGCAAAGGCCGGCGACGTCGTCGTCGGCGTCGCAAAAGGGGGCCAGCTGATTTTCACTCGTTTTCCGCGGCGGGCACTGCTTTTCGCGAAAAACAACGCCATTGCCGGGAAACAAAACGCGATCGGACTTGGACCCGACAAAACAAATGAAAGAGCGGCGTCGATGATGGGCAGAGGCAGGTTGGCTCGTTCGGCGGAGCGGCGCGAGGGGGGGGACACACACACGTTCGGAATGCGCATTTTCCCCGCTATGGGCGCGCCGAAATCCATATATTTGGCGATGTTGCGCAATATTTTTCGAGGGGGGAGCGCGCGGCGTGAGGGGCAGCTGACTAATACCAACAGTAACTAAAAAACTACCTACGGGCCATCCACCaaggaataattaaaaacgcgTCGATATTGCCTCCGCCATTTTGTCCAGAGTTTCAACCACTGTGCGGCGAGGTATGGGAGAACGTTCCCCTCCGTCTGACACAGGCGGCGAGACGCATTTGACATTTACAcgattaaacaaaaaaaaaaaagcatcgCACGTCAAGATGGCAAACAAACATGGAGGCAGCCTTCGAAGCTCCGAAACTTCTCCATCACTACTTTGACATTGTCCCTCCAGGAAGGGGGCTGTCAACCCTTAAAACAGGCAAATGCCATCCCCGTGGCGGCGAGCATCGAGTTAAGTAataatttaaggaatttggccGGGGTAAAACATATAATAACGACGTAAATGGCACGCATGACATAACACTCCTTAGAGGCAGACCTTGAAACGAGGATTTGGGTCGTTCACTCGTTCACGAGTTTAAGGCCACGCTTAATTATTAAGGCGAATTAAGACACACCGGTCTTCTTTTTATAGAACGGTGGAAGCAGGATGTTTGTCCGCACAAAGACTCGTGTATGACATGGggcttttaatggaaatttttcggCTCCGAGGGGCCTTAGCGACAACGGTTTTGACCTAGACCCGCTGACCTTGGCGACGAGAGGGCGCAAAGGACGCTCAGCTCCATCGATCGCCGGCACTCTCCCCCAACATCCCCCCAAAACGTCACCCACCTTTCCCCGCAAGGGAAAAGGGGGAAGGCGTAACGCATTAATATTTCCGCTTTTCTGATAATTCACTCAAAACACGTTACAATTACATCGTGTGTATTGAAATCCGAAATTATCCAGAATCTTCTAGAATCTCTTAGTTCAATCAAAGGGAAAGGTCGGGGGCGGATTTCAAGTTTAAGGTCGCCCGACCACGCCTCCTTCGCGTGCGTCAGTGCTAAGGGGTCCGTCGCCTACCCGACGAGGGGATTTATGAGTGTCTCCGCTCGATCGATCCCCCCTACCCCCTTTGATGGAGAACACTAAAATAAGAGGACCGATGGAGGATCTTTGATTGGGTGTGGGCGCTCCGGGCGGCTATTTGCTTCTCCCTTTGGAGGACGGAGGGTGTTGTGCACCCGTTTTTAGGGGTTGCGAAATCGaccatttcaataaataaatgtacGGTGGTAAATTCAATGGGGTATGTTATGACAGTGCGGTTTAACTAGTGAGAAATGCGATATTTCGCGAGGAAGCAACGATATCTTCTCCAATAGGACACGTAGTACACGACTTTCACTCACGATATACTCACTAATAATCCTCGACAATAAAGGATAATCGAAAATAGAAATGATGAATAATCTATCATGGCTTAGTGTGGGTGCTCAGGGTGGCTGTTTACTGCCGCAATTGGAGAATCTTGGAGGCCTGTAGGGGTGGCGGTTTTAATAACTCATTTCAGGTTTAAAGGGTGACGGGGGTGAATTCGTTTTGGTGGCGTTTATGAAATGTGAAGTACGACTTCGTAAGGTCAACGTCACAGCTTCTGCAGATAAATATTATGCGGCATTGTGCATACGAATTAGTAAACGTCCCGAGGAAGAGGATTTGTAGAGCAACGTGTCAAAATACCAAAATCCCGTTTCATGTAAATTTGCCGTGCTAACTTGTGTTATGGGGCAAAGTAGTTTTCATGCATAATAAAGTTTGTTGTCACAGTCCCTTTCACTCGATAATTACCCCCCGGACGATACTTCTAAGGCGGAGGATTTATAGTCACAATCGATCTAATGGATGATAAACAACTAATCATCCAGTTCCTCCAAGTCGGGCTTCCAAAATAGGGTTCCATACTGCAAGCACTTTTCACCGCAATACATGTCTCTATCGTCGTGACACTCAAAACTATTTGGGAATAGTTATGTTTGACTATTAGCCGGGGGGGGGGCAAAATGCCCCTTTTCGGTGTTTCTCACCCCGAAAAGTGCGTAATCGCTGCGGCGTAATTTTCCCCGACCTAGCGCCTTAACCTCACAAATGCAACTACGCAGATGTCTCCgggaaaatcgataaaatacGCACTTACCTCTGTCGAATTTCTTGCCCTCGGGGTCGATGTCTTTTACGTTGAAAATGTCCTCAAAAAGCACCCCTGCCATTGCGGCGAAAACGAATTATTACCGAAAAAAACGCTGAGAAACGGTTCAGAAAAAATCCGGCACCGGCCAACACCACTTTCGCTCAGCGGTCCGCCGAGCGTATGCGCGATGCTACCATAATGACGTCATCTGTTGTAATTGGTTCAAATTGCGACAATCCGACCAACATTTCTCAGGCGCGCCAACATAATTGGACTAAAAGTtactaataaaattgtttacattcAATTCTTAATCCTTAATGTCAAAGTTCATAATATGTTTctaaatgttattaataacaaatagtCTATAGACATGTATTAAAATCTGTGAAATAAAAGCTCGACGATGGCCTCTCTGCCTCCTCGGCGCAACCCCACCCCCACGCGTATCTCCAAGCAAAACCTGACCCCTTTGCAGATCCTGCTCCAAATGGGGTTCCCCAAGCACAGAGCGTAAGCCTTTCCCCATCTATTTTACACCTTCATGCCTCAATAAAGCAACAATTCAGCGAGAAAGCCCTGGCTGCTACTGGCAATCGTGGGGTACAACTTGCCTCTGACTGGCTGTTGGCCCACGTAAATGATCCCCTGATCGACGACAACTCTCCCAGGGAATACATTCTCTACGTCTGCCCGACGGGCCCCTTTTTAGAGCAGCTCGAGCAGTTCTGGACCAAATCACTGAGTAGCTGTGGCTGGAATGGGGCCCACAACTTCACCTCGCATATCACCCTTGTCTCATTCTTTAAAGCCCCAGATGCAGATGCTCCCCATTTAGCCCAGAGTCTTAAGACTGTGATGGATCGCCAGGGTGCTGTTTTAAATGAATCGTTGAAGCTGGAAAGTTATACCAGTCCAAACTTTATGGGATTTTTTGTCACTGAAGAACATGCAGATTACTTGAAGCGTATTGCCATGCAGTATGTAAAGGAGGTTTCAAATGCAAGTAAGTGGCAGTAGTAGAGTTAGGGTGGTGGTGATTCTGGTGATTTGCAGTTATAAGTGATACTTATGAGCAATTTGATGCTCTGACTGCCTGTTTTCCTTGGTGCACCACCACGACAGCGCGTTGCATCCCCCGGGGGAGCCGATGTAAGGGGTACATGGTAGCTTTTTCATGTGCCTCAgttacttttcttttttattgatttgctaaattgtttttttcaattgattttcaatttctgtGTAATTCTCTTTCTTGTAATGGCAGCCATCAGCCTAGAGCCCCATGTTAAGTCCCTGCATCTCACTCTTGCATATCAATTCCCAAGCAGCCAGTTTCAAAGCCTCAAAACCTTTGTGGATGACCTCAACCCTACTGTGCCCAGTAATTGGGAGCTGAGACTGTATTCAAGAGATCCTCGAGTGAATGGCAAGCAAGTACATAAGGTGTGGGTGTTTTAGCGTGTTGTAAGGAgctttaaataagtttttacaGGTGGTGCACCCTTATACTCCTAATGAATGTGATGAGTTGGAGCTTCGTGCTGGCgattatatttatttgagcAGTGATGCCTTGAGTAACTCTCCTGATGGATGGGTGGAGGGCACTTCGTGGCTGACGGGACTTACGGGGCTATTGCCCCAGAGGTAAGTATTtgtgcatttttatttaaatatgttgATAAAAGCTTAACTGAAACCTATTTTTCTAACGGATTATTGACCTTgactttgataaaaaaaaaagagataacAAGTACTGATTGAAGTAATTAATCAGTAATGGAAATATTGCAGTTATACAGAAAGAACTGCGGAGTCGGACGCTTGGACTTTGCATAAGAAAGTCTCGATAAATAGTGTTACTCCTGAAGCTTCAGGAAAACTTTCTACGCAAGATATGAGCAATGGTAAAACACAAACATCCTTTAAACTTCCTCCAAGGCTTTATTGTCCCCTTTTCAGTAACGACCACGCTCTCAATGAGTCACTTTCAACATTCGGTTCTCAATAATGAGGAAGTGCAGGTACCACCCCCCCCAGGAGTCCCAGAAGTGGAACCCAATCCAGTTATGGAGAATTTCTATGAGAATTTAATTGACATCCGCAAACAAGAGGGAAAGAAGGTGAGTTTGGGCTTTGTTTCAAGCACTAGTTAAGGGAGATATTTAGTCTCCTTCAGAGGAAAGTTCAACTAGAAGCGTATTTATAATGCGCCATGGAGAGAGGATCGACTTTGCTTTCGGTAGCTGGGTTCCCCACTGTTTTGATGAACAGGGAAAATATGTTCGTAAAGACTTGAACATGCCTAAAAGCTTGCCTGAACGAAAAGGTACTatctgttttttaaatttcaacttagcgagctaaaattgcattttaggGGGGGCTGCCGCCTATCTAAAAGATTCCCCTCTCACCAATATCGGCCTCTATGAGGCCAAATTAGTGGGCGAATCTTTGAAGGACAGGAATGTGGCCATTGATGCGGTCTACTGTTCGCCCTCGTTTCGCTGCGTCCAGACTTGCGACTCGGTTTTAAAAGGCTTGGACAGGTAAAGGTTTACAGAGGGAACATGGTCAATGTTTAGTCCAGGTTTAGTTTCATAAAACCGTTTTTTTAGAAGAATCTTTTAACTcgtaaaaaagtttcaaattttccggggaaatttaaataaatcagtcCCTGCCTATGGGATTCTTAGATCTCAAATTGCGACCTTGACAGTTAGGCGACGACCAATCAGGTTCCCGCGTTCACGCGTGATAATCTTTCGttattcatttgtttttttaatgtttagtgGCGCCGATTAGGATTATGGTCGCAGATATTGGTAATATTTAAGGCTCGTTTTTCCCCATTTTACAACATAAAAGAATTCGGAAAACCTTCACAAGCCTAAGttgtacatatttttcaattctttattGCAAAATCTGTAGAAAAATTTTCGAGTTAGTGCGCATTTATGTGTGTTGCATGTGGGTATGTTAAGCGTGTCTTACGGCTCAAAAgtcctttaaatttttcgtctGGAAATTGAAGTGAACCCACAATGTTTGCCGTATTTTAGGAGAAACTTCTTAAATTAAAGACAGCAGCTGactctaacctgaactaaactTCAACAAAATCTTCTCTTggatatgataaaaa
This window contains:
- the Epp gene encoding ecdysteroid-phosphate phosphatase, giving the protein MASLPPRRNPTPTRISKQNLTPLQILLQMGFPKHRAEKALAATGNRGVQLASDWLLAHVNDPLIDDNSPREYILYVCPTGPFLEQLEQFWTKSLSSCGWNGAHNFTSHITLVSFFKAPDADAPHLAQSLKTVMDRQGAVLNESLKLESYTSPNFMGFFVTEEHADYLKRIAMQYVKEVSNAIISDTYEQFDALTACFPWCTTTTARCIPRGSRSISLEPHVKSLHLTLAYQFPSSQFQSLKTFVDDLNPTVPSNWELRLYSRDPRVNGKQVHKVVHPYTPNECDELELRAGDYIYLSSDALSNSPDGWVEGTSWLTGLTGLLPQSYTERTAESDAWTLHKKVSINSVTPEASGKLSTQDMSNVTTTLSMSHFQHSVLNNEEVQVPPPPGVPEVEPNPVMENFYENLIDIRKQEGKKSPSEESSTRSVFIMRHGERIDFAFGSWVPHCFDEQGKYVRKDLNMPKSLPERKGGAAAYLKDSPLTNIGLYEAKLVGESLKDRNVAIDAVYCSPSFRCVQTCDSVLKGLDRQDLLIKIEPGLFEWMAWYPAEYIPEWMTVPELMEAGFNIDQSYSPLISENELKENRENCEQFYLRSAFVTRSSLSAQSSRGNILLVGHTATLETCSRELIGKTARSGSELVKLIQKIPYCSLIEVNGAGDNWKIVEPPSLSLTHSTNQRFDWKVLL